The window CACTTTCGTCATTCTCGGGCGACCGGAGCGAAGCGGAGGAAGACCCGGGAATCCATGCCTCGTCAGTTGGTGACGAGCGGGGTGGTCCCGATGGTTCGTCAATTTGGGATGTGCGGTGAGTGCCAAGTTCTGCGCCACCCAGCAGCGGGGCCGGCGAGGCATGGATCCCCGGGTCTGCGTATCGAGCTTTGCTCGACGCTCCGCCCGAGGATGACGAAGTGGATGGGGTAGGCTCACCGGAAACCGTCACCGCCTCCGAACCTGGCTCAGCCGAAACCACCTCACTTCGTCATTCTCGGGCGACCGGAGCGGAGCGGAGGAAGACCCGGGAATCCATGCCTCGTCAGTTGGTGACGAGCGGGGTGGTCCCGATGTTCGTCAATTTGGGATGTGCTGTGAGTGCCAAGTTCTGCACCACCCTGCGGCGGAGGCGGCGAGGCATGGATCCCCGGGTCTGCGCATCGAGCTTCGCTCGAGGATGACGAAGTGGGTGGGATGCCTTGGGATGACGAAGTGGGGGCGCGGTCCCCGGTTCTGATGCGACGTTGACGCGGCGGGTGGGAACGCTCGTCGATAGCCGTCGCCCTATCCGAGCCCACTTCACCCGATGTCGTGGCGGTCCGCGAAGGTTCGCTTCGTTAGCCGATCATCGCGCTGCGGGCGGTGTCGGGCTCGCGGGGGGACTTGGTGTCGCGGGATTCCAGCATTTCGGCCTTGGAAAGCTCGGCCTCGGCCTCGTCGAGCAGCGATTGGGCTGCTTCGCGCTGCTGCTGCAGGTCGGCCTGCGAGTTCTTGAGATTGTCGCGGCGCAGGCGCGCGGCCTTCGCGAAGGTCGGATAGGCGAAGTGGTTGAGGTCGGTGATGCCGGCCTTCTTCTCTTCCGCGGTGATCTGCAGGTCGAGTTCGGTCGCCATGCGATCGAATTCGGCGATCATCATATCGAGCTGCAAGAGCTGCTTGCGCTTCTCGTTGACCTGAAACTGCTTCAGCCGCACCAGGTTCTCACGTGATTTCATCACTTGCTACTCCCGAAACGCATACTCGCGCGCACGTCCTGTTTCCGTTGCCCCGCTTTTGCTCCGGGGCCACCATTGTCCAGCCGCGAATGGAAACAAATTCCTAAACTTCGGTCGCGACGGTAACCATTCGTTTACGCGCATTGTTAATCATAGCGCAGAGGGCTTAAGGGCGGGTAAAGATGCTCGACCGGGCCGCGATCGGCAAAGTGACTCCCAATGAGGCACTTGCCGGTGTTTGCTGAACCATCGCATTAACTTTTCGTTTTTGCGATTTACGTTGAGAATCAATCGGATACGGCAAAAATCTGAAACGGTCGAATATCACTTGCCATGCTGAATCATATTTTGTTAACCATTGCATGGCAGCCTCCGATTCAGAAATCACCGGTCCATTGCCGGAAGCTCGCTGAACCCGATTTGGCGGCGGGAAAAGGGGACATAAATGCGCGTTCTGCTCATTGAAGACGATAGTGCCACCGCACAGAGCATCGAACTCATGCTCAAGTCGGAAAGCTTCAATGTCTATACGACCGATTTGGGCGAAGAGGGTGTCGATCTCGGCAAGCTCTACGACTACGACATCATTCTCCTGGACCTGAACCTGCCGGACATGTCGGGCTACGAGGTCCTGAGGACATTGCGCCTGTCGAAGGTCAAAACTCCGATCCTGATCCTGTCCGGCATGGCCGGCATCGAGGACAAGGTTCGCGGCCTCGGCTTCGGCGCCGACGACTACATGACCAAGCCGTTCCACAAGGACGAGCTCGTTGCGCGTATCCACGCCATCGTTCGCCGTTCCAAGGGGCACGCGCAGTCGGTCATCAACACCGGCGACCTCGTCGTGAACCTGGATGCCAAGACCGTCGAGGTCGGCGGCCAGCGCGTTCACCTGACGGGCAAGGAATACCAGATGCTGGAGCTGCTTTCGCTCCGCAAGGGCACCACGCTCACCAAGGAGATGTTCCTCAATCATCTCTATGGCGGCATGGACGAGCCGGAATTGAAGATCATCGACGTCTTCATCTGCAAGCTGCGCAAGAAGCTCGACGCTGCCTCCGGCGGCCAGAACTTCATCGAGACGGTCTGGGGCCGCGGCTACGTGCTGCGCGAGCCGGAAGAAGTTCGCGAAAGCGCCTGATCGGCAAGTCATTGAAATTCATAAAAAAACCCGGCCTCGCGCCGGGTTTTTCGTGTTGTGAAGGCAGTTATGCGGCGATCTGCATCTCGCGAAACCGTTCGAGAAGCTGGGGCCGGTTGAACGGCTTCAGAATGTAGCCCCTGGCGCCGGCGCGTTTCGCACGCATGATCGAGCCGACGTCGAATTCCGTCATGCAGATGACGATGTTGGGCCGCTCGCGTTCGTCGATCGCAAGCGCCTGCCGGATGAAATCCTCGGCCGTCATGTCGGGCAGGCTCATGTCGACGACGATGATGTCGGGCATGTCCGCTTCGCACATCGACAATGCCTCGACACCGCTGACGGCCTCGATTACGATCATCTCAGGCCCGCCGAGAATGCGTTTTGCGACTTTCCTGATGACGCTCGAATCATCGACGATCATGCAGCGTTTCATGGCCCACCCCTCATGCCCACAGTTTACTGTCGGTCACGAGACTAGGTTCCGCCGGTAAAGATCGGGGTAAGCAGCTAGCTAAATATTGCGTAAATCCCGAGTTGCGCCGCCAGTTCGCAAACGCCTCAGACGACGGTCAGGACGATCTCTTCGGGAGAGGCGTGGATCGAGATCGTCATGCCAGCTTCGCGCGCCAGAAGCAGCGCGTAATAGGGCTGGACGGCGTGGGCATCGATCGGCTCGTCGGACTTGACGCCCGAGTGCAATTCGAGGAACCGCGCCGGCACCCGAACCATCGGACCCCTTGCCGTCAGCGTGAAGCGTGGTGCCGTTTCCAGATCGTGAAGCTCGACGGTCAGCGTGCCGCCGCGCGGGATGCCGCCATTGGCGACGAGAATGAGGTTGAGGAGAAGCTTGACCTTGTTCTTCGGCAGCAGCGCGCGACCGCCCTTCCAGATGAATTCGGGCTTTTCGTTCGCCAGGAAGGCAGTCGCGACGGATTCCGCGTCGCCGGTGTCGATCTGCATGCCGGCCGAACCGGCCGCGCCGAACGCGATGCGGGCGAATTGCAGCCGCGCCGAGGCGTTGCGCGCGCTGGCCCTGATGAGGCGCATCGCGTCTTCGTCCGCGCCGCCCTCATCGAGAAGTTCCAGGCCGTTGTTGATCGCGCCGACCGGCGAGATGATGTCGTGGCAGACGCGGCTGCACAGGAGAGCGGCAAGATCGGTCGCGGAAAGTGTCAGTACGTCGGCCATTCAGGTGTTTCCCCGTTGGTCAGGAGCGCGAATCGCATCCACCGGCAATGCCGTTTCGCTGGCGAATCACGACTTTCATCAGACGCCATTGGTTACACAGGCAGCGCGGAGCGACAAGGAAACGCGCTCGCGAAATTGCCACGAAAGCCCACGACAAGAGCGGCCTCGCACCATCGAAGGCACGGAATTGCGGGCCTCATTGAATGGTTAATGGTTGGATAAGGTTTGCAGCATAGTTTTACGGGCATTGGCGTTTCGACGCGGCCTCAAGAGCCGCCACTCGCCGGAGGCGCGACGGGGCGAACCGAGACGGAGACTAGAAGCATGTTACGCAGGCTTTTTCCTCGCGAATTGACGAGACTCGCGGCAGCGATGCTGTTCGCGCTGGCTGCTGCGACATCGACGGCGGGACCGTCGCACGCAAGCGCTGGCCAACCTTTCACCGCCCAGGAAATCTTGGATTCCGGGCACCATTTCTTCGGCTCGACATCCGGCGGGCTGGCGAGCGTCGTGGAGCAGGTCTTCGCGTCCTACGGGATGCCGAACGGCTACATCCTGGGCGAGGAAGGCTCGGGCGCGATCTTCGGCGGCCTCACCTTCGGCGAGGGCACGCTGTACACCAAGAATGTCGGCGACCATCCGGTCTTCTGGCAGGGGCCCTCGCTGGGCTGGGATCTCGGCGGGCAGGGCTCGCGGACGATGATCCTCGTCTACAACCTCGACAGCATCGGTTCGCTCTATCGCCGCTTCGGCGGCGTGGCGGGCTCGGCCTATGTCGTGGCCGGTCTCGGTTTCAACGTGATGAAGAACGGGCCGGTGCTTCTGGTTCCGGTGCGCACGGGCGTCGGCGCGCGCCTCGGCGTCAATGTCGGGTACCTGAAGCTCACCCAGCAGCCCACCTGGAATCCGTTCTGAGACAGGCGGATTTCGGGCCGTCCTGAGCTTTCCGCGCCCGTCTTCGCGGAGGGCACTGGATTCATGGTCCCGCGCCATGGCAGATAGGCGACAAGGGACCTGCCGCGTGCGCAGACGCGCGGCCCGGGTTGGACGAGACACGTGATCCAGACGACGCTTTTCTTCATCCTCGGTTTCCTGAGCGCGGGCCTGCTCGCGCTCATGGTCGCGCCCGCGATCTGGCGGCGCGCGGTCGTGCTCACGCGCCGGCGCGTCGAGGCGTCCATTCCGATGACACTCGATCAGATCCAGGCCGACAAGGACCGCCTGCGCGCGGAGTTCGCCATGTCCACCCGGCGGCTCGAAATGAGCGAGAAGGCATCGCGTGAAAAGGCGGCGAACCAGTTCATCGAGATCAACCGCAATCAGGACGAACTGAAGCGGATCGGCCGGGAGCGTGACGAGAAGCAGCAGGTCATCGGCAAGCTGGAAGGCGATATCGAAGCCACGCGCGCCGAACTGAGCAAGCGCGACGAGCAGGCGCAGAGACTGTTCGAGCGGCTGGCCGAAGCGGAGCGGGAACTCGAAAAACGCGGTCTCGAGATCGAGAATCTCGGCCGCATGTATGATGAAGCGAGCTTTTCGGCCTCCGGCAGGCAGATCGAAATGGTGGCGCAGGAAAACAGGATCGAGCAACTCTCGGACGACCTCTCCAAGCTGCGTGGCGAGCGCAAGGAAGCGGATCGCCGGGTGCGGGAGATCGCGGCGGAGAACAAGACGCTGAAAGAGGCGCAGCGCAACGATCAGCGCAAGATTTCCGGTCTGGAAAAGCGGGTCGAGCGCCTGATGGCCGAACTGAGCGACCGCGAGGAGAAGCTTGACCGACGCGAGCGTGAGCTTGCACGGCTGCGGGGAACGGAACCGGCCGACAACGGCGATCCGGACCTCAACGAACGTCTCGAAAGCCGGCTGGCGACGCTGACGCGCGAAAACAAGAAGCTGCGCGCGGAACTCGACGAAGCGCAAGGCTCGACACTCGCCGAGCAGGACGAAGAGCGTACGGCGGAGGCCGTCCTGCGCGAACAAATCCAAGAACTCGCGGCCGAAGTCGTCCACCTGACCGCGATGCTGGA is drawn from Mesorhizobium sp. CAU 1732 and contains these coding sequences:
- a CDS encoding flagellar export protein FliJ, with protein sequence MKSRENLVRLKQFQVNEKRKQLLQLDMMIAEFDRMATELDLQITAEEKKAGITDLNHFAYPTFAKAARLRRDNLKNSQADLQQQREAAQSLLDEAEAELSKAEMLESRDTKSPREPDTARSAMIG
- a CDS encoding EipA family protein, with the translated sequence MLRRLFPRELTRLAAAMLFALAAATSTAGPSHASAGQPFTAQEILDSGHHFFGSTSGGLASVVEQVFASYGMPNGYILGEEGSGAIFGGLTFGEGTLYTKNVGDHPVFWQGPSLGWDLGGQGSRTMILVYNLDSIGSLYRRFGGVAGSAYVVAGLGFNVMKNGPVLLVPVRTGVGARLGVNVGYLKLTQQPTWNPF
- a CDS encoding response regulator; the protein is MKRCMIVDDSSVIRKVAKRILGGPEMIVIEAVSGVEALSMCEADMPDIIVVDMSLPDMTAEDFIRQALAIDERERPNIVICMTEFDVGSIMRAKRAGARGYILKPFNRPQLLERFREMQIAA
- the ctrA gene encoding cell cycle two-component system response regulator CtrA, coding for MRVLLIEDDSATAQSIELMLKSESFNVYTTDLGEEGVDLGKLYDYDIILLDLNLPDMSGYEVLRTLRLSKVKTPILILSGMAGIEDKVRGLGFGADDYMTKPFHKDELVARIHAIVRRSKGHAQSVINTGDLVVNLDAKTVEVGGQRVHLTGKEYQMLELLSLRKGTTLTKEMFLNHLYGGMDEPELKIIDVFICKLRKKLDAASGGQNFIETVWGRGYVLREPEEVRESA
- a CDS encoding histidine phosphotransferase family protein, producing the protein MADVLTLSATDLAALLCSRVCHDIISPVGAINNGLELLDEGGADEDAMRLIRASARNASARLQFARIAFGAAGSAGMQIDTGDAESVATAFLANEKPEFIWKGGRALLPKNKVKLLLNLILVANGGIPRGGTLTVELHDLETAPRFTLTARGPMVRVPARFLELHSGVKSDEPIDAHAVQPYYALLLAREAGMTISIHASPEEIVLTVV